From the Sphingobium yanoikuyae genome, the window GATGCCCATACCAGCTACTTCATGCGTCCTCGCTTCTTCGAGCGTCTGCGGTCGCGACTGCAGGCGCTTGCATGACGCTTATCTACCAACGGCAGGTCAATGGTCCGGCAACGCATGCTTTGATCATCGGAGTCGGCGCCTATCCAGACGCCAAGATGGACAAGTTCGTGCCCGGCACCACGCCCGAATTGCTCAAGGACGTGCGCGACCTTCCTAGCGCCGCCGCGGGCGCCGCCGCATTCTGCGACTGGCTGATTGGCGAGGCCGCGCTTGAGCAGCCGCTTGCTTCCATCGAAATGCTGTCTAACGGCCCGGCGCCGGCCCATAGTCACTATGACTGGCTTGGCCGTGTCCCGCCAGTTCAAGTAAACGACAATGCGCCTAATGACCCGCGCGGCAATCCTGCGGTCGGCGTGCCGAACACAGCCAATGTCACTGCTGCCGGCACCCAATGGCTCGCGCGGCTGAATGCCGTAGCTGGAAATGTCGGGATCGTATTCATCTGCGGCCACGGCGTCGCCGTGACCTCGCAACCCTTTGTGCTCCTGGCTGATCTGAATCAGAATCCGATCAATCCGTGGGGAGCATTCATCAACATGTACGACCTAGGGGTCGGCCTCAAGCAGGCACCCAATGTGTCCGCTGCGTATCTTTTCGTCGATGCCTGCGGTGAGATGGTAACGGACTTGTATGTCCAAAACCCTGGCGTCGGTGCGAAGTTCATTCGTTCCAATCCATTTGTCGGGGGCACTGAAAAGGTCACGCTGATGGCGGCGGCCGCGAGCAGCTATTTCACCTATGAAGACAGCCCGGCAACGGGAGGTCGTTTTACGCAAACCTTGTTGAGCGCACTTCGTGGAAAATCCGCGCGCAACCCGTCCGGAACCGCGCAATGGGGAGCCTATCCCATCGCGATTCATGAGGATTTGAAGAGCATCTATTCACTTGAGCAACGTTGGCAGCGGCAACCTTTCGAGCCTGTGTCGCCGATGCTACCGACCACGACTGCGGCGATTGTGACCTATCCTGAACCACCGCACGTGACGGTCAATGTGGTGCTCGACCCGACACAGGCGCTTGGGATCGGGACCGTGAGTATCCGGGACCCGCAAGGCGCAACGTTGCACACTTGTCCTGGGACGGGCGCGGACAGTTGGCTTCAGCCGATGCGCGCGAGCATCTATCCGCATTTCGTCAGCGCGTCGTTCACAAACGGTAGCGGCTATCGCGATGTCGAGCAGGTGTTCTGCCCCAATCGGTCGCTCTATCATCATCTGGTCAATGTCCGATGAGTGGAGGCAGCGCTTGAAAACCGTGTCCTTTCTGGCGCCACCCGACGCTGCCGCTGCCCGTATTCGGATTCTGGGTCCGGAGGGTGAGATGCAACTCGAAAGGCGCGGCGTCGGCTCTGAGAGCATGACCACC encodes:
- a CDS encoding caspase family protein — protein: MTLIYQRQVNGPATHALIIGVGAYPDAKMDKFVPGTTPELLKDVRDLPSAAAGAAAFCDWLIGEAALEQPLASIEMLSNGPAPAHSHYDWLGRVPPVQVNDNAPNDPRGNPAVGVPNTANVTAAGTQWLARLNAVAGNVGIVFICGHGVAVTSQPFVLLADLNQNPINPWGAFINMYDLGVGLKQAPNVSAAYLFVDACGEMVTDLYVQNPGVGAKFIRSNPFVGGTEKVTLMAAAASSYFTYEDSPATGGRFTQTLLSALRGKSARNPSGTAQWGAYPIAIHEDLKSIYSLEQRWQRQPFEPVSPMLPTTTAAIVTYPEPPHVTVNVVLDPTQALGIGTVSIRDPQGATLHTCPGTGADSWLQPMRASIYPHFVSASFTNGSGYRDVEQVFCPNRSLYHHLVNVR